CGTGGACGGGCGCTTCCCCCTGTCGCAGGCCACGCGCGACACCGAGAACGAGGAGGAGGAGCGCCGCCTCTTCTATGTCGCCGTCACCCGGGCCCGGGAGGCGCTGTGGCTCGTGTACCCCCACACCTCGCTGCCCCGGGAGGACGGACGGCTGCTGCTCACCCCGTCGCGCTTCCTGGCCGAACTGCCGGCCGGGCCTGACGCGGTGTGCGAAACCCTCCCGCCCCCGGAACCCGACGGGCCCATCCGCCTGCGCGACCTGGGGCCGGATCCGGACCGGGAGCTGTAGCCGCCCGGGCTGGAATCAGCCCCCCTGGTGGGCGGGCTGGCCAGAACTACAGTCAGGGAGGAAGCGTCCGCCTAGAAACGCGCACGCGACGGCTCGACGTGCTAGAGAGTGAGGACGGGCGCGGCCTCCCCCTGAGCTGCGCACGTTGACCTTCATGGCGGACAGACCTCGCATCGTCGGGATTGACCTGGGCACCACCAACACCCTGGTGGCGTCCGTGCGCAACCGCATCCCGAAGATCGTCCCCACGGACCGCGGCAACCTCATCCTGCCCTCCGTGGTCGCGCTGTCCTCGAAGAACGACCTGCTGGTCGGCGGCGTGGCCAAGGATCAGATGGTCACCAACCCCAAGAACACGCTCTGGGGCACCAAGCGGCTGATCGGCCGCAAGTACCATTCGAAGGCGGTGGAGGACCTCAAGGGGTACTTCCCCTACGACATCGTCGAGGACCCCAACGGGGACGCCGCCGTGACGATGGGCGGCAAGCTCTACACGCTGCCGCAGATCTCCAGCTTCGTGCTGTCGCAGCTGAAGACCATCGCGGAGCAGTTCCTGGGCGGCCCCATCGACGCGGCCGTCATCTCCGTCCCGGCCTACTACAACGACAACCAGCGCAACGCCGTGAAGGAAGCGGGGCGGCTGGCCGGCTTCGACGTCAAGCGCATCGTCAACGAGCCCACCGCCGCGGCGCTGGCCTACGGCTTCAACCGGGGCCTGGACCAGAAGGTCCTCGTCTACGACCTGGGCGGAGGCACCTTCGACGTCAGCGTGCTGCACCTGGCCGGCAACGTCTTCGAGGTGCTGGCCACGGGCGGCGACTCGTTCCTGGGCGGCGCGGACTTCGACAACCGCATCATGGAGTACGTGCTGGAGCGCTTCCGCGACGAGACCAAGGTCGACCTGACGGAAAGCCCCATCGCCCTCCAGCGCATCAAGAACGCCGCCGAGGCCGCGAAGATCGACCTGACGCTGATCCCCAACGTCGTCATCGACCTGCCGTACATCGAGGAGCGCAAGGGCAAGCCGCTGGACCTGCGCATCCCGCTGACCCGCGACTACCTCAACAACCTCACCGGCGACCTGGTGGACCGCACCTTCGACATCTGCGACCGCGTGCTCGCGGAGAAGGGCATCAGCCGCTCGGAGATCGACGAGATCATCCTGGTGGGCGGCCAGAGCCGCATGCCGCTGGTGCAGCAGAAGATCCAGGCCCACTTCGGCAAGGCCCCGCGCAAGGGCGTGCACCCGGACGAGTGCGTGGCCCTGGGCGCGGCGCTGCTGGGCGACTCGCTGGGCAGCATCGACGCGGTGACGCTGCTGGACGCGCTGTCCATGCCCATCGGCTACGCGATGCCCAACGGCCGCGTGAAGCGCATCATCGAGAAGAACTCGCTCATCCCGATGGTGAAGAGCTTCCGCCTGCCGCCGCCGCAGCAGCCGGGGTCGCCCTTCATCGAGCTGGACATCTACCAGGGCGACAGCGACCTGATGGTGGACAACGAGTACCTGGGCACCGTCCGGGTGCCGGCCGCCGCCGCGGGCCGGAAAATCGACTTCCGCCTCACCGAGGAGTGTCTGCTCCAGGTGCAGGTGGAGGACGCGAGCGGCATGTCGCGCAAGGTGGACCTGGCCACCCGCGACACGCCCGAGCAGTTGAAGAAGGCCCTGCAGGAAGTCGCCTCGCGCAACGCGCAGGCCGCCCCGTCGAGCAGCAGCGGGGCGAGCAACGACGACCGGGGGCTCTTCTCCAGCATCAAGAGCATCTTCCGTAGGGGGTAGGGAGGCGCGATGCCGAAATTTCCGTCGAAGGAATGGCTGGACGAGGCCGTCCGGCTCACCAATGCAGACCCGGAGTGCGCCATCGCCGGCAAGGGCTGGAAGGGCGACTTCGGGGCCATCATCGAGGCGGAGAAGGGCAAACTGGACACGTCCTTCGTCGTCCACGTGGAGCCCGGCGACTGCGACATCAAGCGGGCCCGGGTGCTGTCGGATCCGGACGACCTGGAGGAGCTGGAGCCGGTGTACCTGGCCCGCGCCCCCTATTCCGTCTGGAAGCAGCTCTTGCTGGGCACGCTGGACCCCGTGGAGGCCGTGCTCAAGCGGCGCATCTCCATGCGCGGGGACCTGCAGCCCCTCATCGAACGCATGCGCTACAAGGGCATCGCGGACCGCGTCTTCGCCGCGCTGAAGACTGAGTTCCCCGACGGCCCCTGAGGGGCCAGAGGACACCCACCATGGGCATCCGGGACGACTTGAAGAAGCAGGCGCTGGGGCTGTCCAGCATGGCCATGGAGAAGCTCATGGCCGACGAGAAGCGCGCCCTGGCCGTGGCCCAGGCCATTGGCCGGGTCCAGCGCGGCAAGCAGGCCCTGGACCGGGGGCAGGAAGAGGTCATGAAGGCCCTGCACTTCGCGCCGAAGGGGGACTTCAAGGCCGTGGGCAAGCAGCTCGCGGGCCTCAAGCGCCGCCTGCGCGAGCTGGACGCGAAGCTGGAGTCGCTGTCGGAAGAATCCTCCTAGGAAATGCGTTGACACTCGCGGCGGCGGATGGCATTTACCGCCGCGTTCGTTGCGCAGCGGTCGCGCGGCGGGCGGCAGACAGCAGGGCGCGTAGCTCAGCGGTAGAGCACTGCCTTCACACGGCAGGGGTCGCAGGTTCGAAACCTGCCGCGCCCACTTCAAACAAGAGGCCGTGAGTCCCCTGGGGCTCACGGCCTTTTGCTTTTCCACCTCCTGACAGGTCGCTGTTCTCCGGGCGGAGACGCCCGTTCGCTGCCGCACGCGGCAGGGTCGCAGTGTCGGGTTCCGGCGCAATCGACGGGGGCGGGGCGTGGTCGGCGATCCACGGACTGTGCGACCTTCACGGCCGTGCCCAGGACATTGCGATTCACGTGGGATCAGCAGGGACGGGCGGTCGTGAGTGGCCTGCCGCCCGATGACGTGCTGGCGGACTACCTCGCCCAGGAGCTGCGCCCGGACCCGAACCGGGCGCAGGGACTGCTGCGGATGCTGGCGGCCGTGCGTCAGGGACAGCGCGACCGCTGGGACGTCACCGGCGAAACCTGGAGCCTGGAGCTCAACCGGGCCCGGGCCTCCATCCACAGCGAGGTGGCCATCCCCGGACGCTCCCAGGACCTGCCCCTGGAAGAGTTCGAGGACGCCATCCGCTCGTGGGCGGAGTTCATGGAGCTGTCGCGGGCGTTCTGAAAAAAAGAGGCCCGAGCCCTCATGCGCTTCGAGGGCCCGGGCCCGGAGCCCCACACCCCATGGGACCCACAGCCGGAAGTTGAATGGTGCCGCGGGAGCGTCAGCTCTCCGCGGGGGACGGCGTGCTCCGCGGTGCCTCTGGTGACGCGTCACCGGAGGGCGCGTGCGGCGGCGTGTTCCGCGCCTTCACCAGCGAGGCCACGATGCTGGCGCCCAGCACCAGCGCGATGACGCCCAGGGAGATGGCCGGGGACAGGTGCACCACGTCCACCAGCGCCATCTTCGCGCCCACGAAGACGAGCACGCCGGACAGGCCGACCTTCAGGTAGGTGAACTTCTCCATCGCGCCGGCCATCAGGAAGAAGAGCGAGCGCAGGCCCAGGATGGCGAAGATGTTCGACGTGAAGACGATGAACGGGTCGCGCGTCACCGCGAAGATGGCGGGGATGGAGTCCAGCGCGAAGAGCACGTCGGACGCCTCCACCAGCATCAGCGCCATGAGCAGCGGCGTCGCCAGCCGCCGGCCGTTCTCCACCGTGAGGAAGTGCTGCCCGTGGAAGTGCGGCGTGGAGGGGATGACGCGGCGGGCGGTGCGCATCAACCAGCCGTCCTCCGGGTGCTCCTCGTGGTTGCGCTGGATGAAGAGCTTCACACCCGTGAGGATGAGGAAGGCGCCGAAGACGTAGATGAGCCAGTGGAAGCGCTCCAGCATCGCCACGCCCGCGAAGATCATCGCCGCGCGCAGCACCAGCGCGCTCAGGATGCCCCAGAAGAGGACCCGGTGCTGGTAGAGGGCCGGGACCTTCATCGTGGAGAAGATGACGACGAAGACGAAGATGTTGTCGACGGAGAGCGACTTCTCGATGAGGTAGCCGGTGAGGAACTCCATGCCCGGCCCGGCGCCGAAGCGCCACCACAGGAAGGCGTTGAACGCGAGCGACAGGCTCACCCACACCGCGCTCCACGCACCGGCCTCCTTGAAGCTCACGGTGTGGGCCTTGCGGTGGAAGACACCGAGGTCCAGTGCGAGCATCGCGATGACAAATGCGATGAAGCCGCCCCACATGACGGGGCTGCCGATGGTGTGTAGGGATTCCAAGGCGTTCACCTGGGGAAGGCACGGGGAGCCAACCCCTCTCAAATAGGAGTCTCGGCACTCTTCGGCAAATAGAGAATCCGGACGCGAAACTTCGGGAAAACGGAAGTGTCATCCGGAGCAGGCGGGCGCCGCGCGGGGGGAGCCGGCCGGACGGGGGCTCTGGAGGCCCTTGTCGCGATGGGAAGTGTTCACGACCGCCGCGGTTTGCAAAGGCCCCGGCTGAGAACGCTTTCACCGGGCCACCGAGACCAGCCGAGCGCCCGAACCTCCCGTGGCACGTGAGCCCGGGAGCGGTGGCGTGGGTGACGAGGGCCGCAGGCGAAGGCGTCGCGGCCGCTGCCCGTCGTGTGGCCCCCCGTGCACGGATACCCCCTGCCTGATGCGGAACCGATCTGTCTTCACGTCCAGCGCGCTGCTGCTGGCGCTCCATGCCTTGGGTTGTGGCGCGAGCCCCGAGGGAGAACCGACGAACCCGACCGGCGAGGTGAGCACCCCCGCGCCCAGCCCCGCCCCGGGCGTCCCGGCCCCCCCCGCCACGCCCGCCCCCGAGCCAGAAGCACCCCCGGAGCCCGTCCCCTCGGAGACGGAGGCCCCGGCGGACCCCGCCGCGCCCGCGCCCACCGCGCCTCCGGAGACCAGCCCCGCGCCCGCGCCCTCGGGCGTGGACGGCTTCGGCGTGACGATGCTGTACCCGTCCAAGGCGGGCGGTGAGGCGTGGGCGCTCGCGGACGACGCGACGGCGGACAAGCGCTTTGATCCGCAGGGCACCATCACGCGCAACGCGGACGGCTCCTGGAAGATGAAGAGCACGAAGGTCCGCATGAGCGCCTACCCGGCCACGGGCTACGACGCGAAGCAGATCGCCACGTACGACCGCGACGTGCTGGCGGGCCGCGGCTACATGCAGGCGCCCAACGACTGGAAGAACATCGAGATGACCGGCTTCGTGAAGGTCAACGCGGTGAACAACACCCAGGACAACTTCGCCTGGTACGCGCGCGGCGGGAAGCACAACGACAAGAGCTCCGGCTGCGAGGGCAGCAGCTACAAGGGCGGCCTGCACTACGACGGCCGCGTGCGCTGGGAGAAGGAGACCTGGCACGTGTCCTATGACCAGGCGCCGTACAAGCCGGCCACCTCCGCGCTGAAGGGCCGCTGGGTGGGCTTCAAGGCCGTCATGCGCAACGTGGCGGGCACGAAGAACCCGGAGGCCGTGAAGCTGGAGCTGTACCTCAACGACTCCGCCGACAAGGTCACCTGGACCAAGGTCTACGACATGACCGACGATGGGGCGTGGGGTGGGGACGCCCAGCACTGCGGCGGCTCCGTTGGCGCCATGCCCATCACCTGGGGTGGGCCCATCGCCACGTTCCGCTGGGACAATGCCAGCGACGTGGACTTCAAGTGGCTGAGCGTCCGGGAGATCCAGCCCTAGGCGGGCCGCACGTTTCCTGTCGTGGATTCATCAGGGGAGGGGGGCCTGCGCGGTCCTCCTCCCTTTTTGTTCGCGGCCGGACGTGGCGTGCGTGGGCTTTCCGACAGGAGGGGCGCGCCGGGGTGCCGCTGGAAAGAGACGCCCTAGCTTCGCAGCCTAGCTGACGCCGGGACCACGGGTTGCCCGCGCACAGCCACTCCAGGGCGCGGTCCTCCCGGCCGGGTCCTCCACACGAGGGACGACGTTCATGCGGATCACCTTCCTGGGTCATGCGGGCTTCGCGGTGGAGACCGCCGGAGCGCTCGTCGTCATGGATCCGTGGCTGACGCCCCAGGGGGCCTTCGACTCCGCGTGGATGCAGCTGCCGCGCAACCACCACCTGGCGCCGCGCGTGAAGGAGCTGCTGGAGACGCCGGGCAAGGAGCGCTTCCTCTACATCAGCCACGAGCACAAGGATCACTTCGACCCGGAGTTCCTGGCCACCATCGCGAAGCGGGACTTCACCGTGCTGGTGCCCAAGTTCCGCCGCTCGGAGCTGCGGGACATCTTCGAGAAGTACGGCTGCAAGCGAGTCATCGCATGCGAGGACTCGCGCGAGATCCCCATCAAGGGCGGCTACATCAAGCTCTTCGTGTCCGAGCAGGGCACCAACCGCGACTCCAGCGTGATGGTGCGCGGCGACGGGCAGTGCTTCCTCAACATCAACGACTGCAAGATGCACGACCGGCTGGTGCGCGTCATCGCGGAGGAGGGGCCCATCGACGTCTTCTCCGCCCAGTTCTCCGGCGCCATCTGGCACCCCACCTGCTACGAGTACCCGGAGGAGACGTACTCGGCCATCAGTCTGAAGAAGCGCGACAGCAAGTTCGAGGCGGTGGCGCGCGCGCTGGACGTGGTGCAGCCCCGCGCGTACATCGCCGCGGCGGGCCCGGCGGCCTTCCTGGATCCGGCCCTCTTCAGCCTGAACTTCCAGGACGTGAGCATCTTCCCGCGCGCGCCGGCCCTCTTCTCCTACCTGGAGAAGCGCCTGCCCACGCTGCCCACGCGCTACCTGGAGCCCATGCCCGGGGACGTGCTGGACGCGGGCACGCTGGAGTTCGTCTCGCAGGTGCCGGAGCGCGTGACGACGGAGAACTTCAAGGAGTACCTCCAGACGTACGCGAACGACATGGCCTACGTCTTCCGCGAGCGCCGCCGCAACCTGATGCGCGAGGAGGTGGATGAAATCCTCGGCCGCCTGCGCGTGGAGCTGCAGCGCAAGCTGGACCTGTTGGATCTGCACGACCGGGTGGGCATGCCGCTCTACGTGGAGCTGACGGAGGCGCCCACGCGGCTGTTGCGCGTGGACTTCAAGGGCCGCCGCGTGGATGAGGTGCCGGAGATGCGCGACAAGAGCCGCTACGCGATGAAGGTGAGCGCCAGCGACATCGTGCGCGTGCTGGACCGCAAGCTGAACTGGGAGGACTTCCTCCTGTCCTTCCGCCTGCGCCTGTCCCGCAACCCGGACGTGTACGAGCCCGTGCTGCACGGCTTCCTGGGCGTGGAGGTGGAGGACATCCGCGAGTTCTGCGACGGCATCCGCGCCACGGAGTCCCAGAAGGAGCGCACCACGGTGGACGCCGGTGGCAAGCGCTTCACCATCCAGCGCTTCTGCCCGCACCAGGGCGCGGACCTGTCCGAAGGCTGGGTGGAGGAGGGCCGCTACGTGGTGTGCCCGCGCCACCGCTGGCAGTTCGACCTGCAGAACGGCGGCGCGTGCAAGACGAACAACTCCACGCTCTGCGCGGAGCCCGTCGCGGACAAGCCGGAGGGCGGCAAGGTGGAGCGCGGCGGCGACAAGGCGCCCGTCGAACCGCCGCGCGTCTGATGCGTCAACTGCCCCGGTAGGTGGAGAAGCCGAAGGGGCTCAGCAGCAGCGGGACGTGGTAGTGCTCGTCCGTGGCGGTGACTTCGAAGAGCACCTGCACGGACGGGTAGAAGCCCCGCTGCCCCCGGGCCTGGAACCAGGCCCCGGTGTCGAAGGTGAGGCGGTACACGCCGGGCGGAAGCTTCGTGTTCGCGCCCGACAGGTCCTTCACCCGTCCATCCGCGTTGGTGACGCCCCGGGCCAGCTCCCGGAAGGCTGCACCCTCGCGGGCTTCCAGCGTGAGGGAGAGGCCTTCCGCGGGACGGCCCGTGCTCGTGTCCAGGACATGCGTGCTGAGGGTGCTCATGACGCGAGGAGCTTCTCCAGTCGGATGCGGGTGATCTTCGCCTGCTCCCCGGCCGCGATTCTCAGCTCCGCGTCGGGGGTGTTGTGCATGCGGTCCTGGAGCAGCTCCAGCATCTGCGCGGCGCTCTTGCCCGTGGCGCACACCAGGAAGATGAAGCCGTAGCGGGACTCGTAGTCCCGGTTGCCCTGGGCCAGCGCCTGGAGCACGCCTTCATCCGCGCTGGCCACGCCCTTCTGCTCCTGCGACGACCACTGCGCGGTGGAGGCGAACTTCTCCCGCAGCTTGGACACGTCGCCGATGCGCGGGTGGTGCGTGAAGGCCTCCAACCAGTCCTCCGGCCCCGTGCGCGCCCAGGCGTCCACGGCCTCCGCGTACAGGTGATCCGCGTCGCGGAACGGCCGGACGGCCAGCATCCGCTGGACCCACTTCGTGCTGCCGCAGCAGCGGATGAAGGCCTGGGTGGCCTCCTCCGTCGTGGCCGTGTTCAGGCGCTCCAGCGGCGTCGTCACGCCGGCTCCCCGAAGAGGCGCAGCCGGCTGACGCCGCCATCCGGGAAGATGTTGAGGCGCACGTGGGTGATGGGGCCCACGTCCTTCAGCTCCTTCTCGAAGACGTGGCAGTGGTCCGCCTGGAGCTTCGACTGCGGCAGCAGCTCCTTCCACTGCAGGTGCGTCGCGTTGGCGAAGTCCAGCAGCGGCTCCTCCAGGTGGATGCCCTCCAGCGAGCAGCGGTCCGGGAAGTTGCCCTTGAAGAAGTGGGTGTCCACCTCCGCGCGGCGCAGCGTGCCCGCCGTGGCCAGCTTCACGACGATCCAGTCGAAGCCCGGCACGCGCTTGCGGCGCGTCTCCCAGCCCTCGCCCATGTTCGCCGCGCGGCCCGGGAAGATGAGGTTGTCCTTCGTGCCGAAGAACTGATCATTGCACGTGACGACGGAGCCGCCGTTGGCCGCCGCCGCCAGGTCCACCAGCCCCGCCTTCTTGAGGGCGTGCCAGTCCGGCAGCACCTGCCCGTGCACGCGCAGGCGCGCGACGCCGCCGTCCGGGTAGATGTTGAGGCGCACGTGCGTGAAGCGCCGCTCGTTCGCCACCGCGAAGAGGTTGCGCGAACCGCCGCGCAGGCGCTGCTTGGGGACCAGCTCCGTCCAGCGCGACACGTCCTCCGCCAGCGACTCCGGCGTCGGGTCCCCGTCCACCTCGCACGCCTCCAGGGAGGCATATTCGGGGAAGTTGCCGATGAAGTGGTTGGTGTCCACGTCGATGCCGTGGATGGCGCCGGGCAGGCCCAGCTTCACGATGCACCAGTCGTAGCCGGGCACGCGCTTGCGGCGCGTCTCCCAGCCGTCCATCCACTTGCCGCGCTCCGTGTACTTGTCCGCGATGAAGACGCCGCGCCCGGGCTCCAGCATCGCTTCCTTGGGCGCGAAGAACTCGTCGTTGGCCAGCAGGGCCTTGCCGCCCACCTTGCGTGCGGCGAGATCAATCAGGTCGGCGAAGGCGACGTGCATCGCCCCGGGTGCTTCGGCTTGCATCGGTTGTCCTCTCCCGGACCGCCGGGGCCTATCCGCGCGGCAGCCACTGGCCGATGCGCGGGCCCGTCAGTCCCTCGGTGGCGTCGAAGATACGCTGGCCGCGCAGGTATGTCCTCAACACCCGGCCTTCCAGCTCCCGCCCCGCGTAGGGCGTCAGCCGGTGCTTGTGGCGGATGTCCTCCGGCGCCACCTTGAAGCGCGCCTCCGGGGCGAAGACGACGAAGTCCGCGTCCAGCCCCGGCCGGATGGCTCCTTTGCGCCCCGACAATCCGGCCAGCTTCGCGGTGCGGTGCGCCATGCGGTCCACCAGCGCGTCCAGGCCCAGGCCGTGCGCGCGCATGCCCGTCCACACGGCGGACACGCTGAGCTGCAGGCCGGCGATGCCGCCCCACGCGCCGGAGAAGTCCCCGGCCTCCAGCTTCTTGAGCGCGGGCGTGCAGGGCGAGTGGTCCGACACCACCAGGTCGATGAGGCCGCTCTTCACCGCGGCCCACAGCCGCTCGCGGTTCGCCGCCTCGCGGATGGGCGGGGCGCACTTGAAGTGCGTGGCGCCGGCCTCGATCTCCTCCGCGGTGAAGGTGAGGTAGTGCGGGCAGGTCTCCACCGTGAAGGGCAGGCCCTCCGCCTTCGCCTTCGCGATGTCGTCCAGCGCGTCCGCGGCGGACAGGTGGACGATGTGCACCGGGCCCCGGTGCTGGCGGCACAGGTCGATCATCATCCGGATGGCGTCCACCTCCCACGCGGCCGGACGGGACGCGAGGTAGCTGGCGTACGCGCGCACGTCGCCCGCGAAGGGCGGCTCGTGGTCCGTCAGCTCCGCGTGGACCAGCAGCGGCACGCCCGCCTTCGCGAGGATGGGCATGGCCTCATCCAGCACCTCGCGCGTGGCGGCGGGGAACTCGTCCACGCCCGAGTGCACGAGGAAGCACTTGAAGCCCGGCGCGCCCGCGTCGACCATCGCCTGGAGCTCGCCCGCGTTGCCGGGGATGACGCCGCCCCACAGGCCGTAGTCGATGGCGCACTGGCCCGACGCGGCCTCCGCCTTGGTGCGCAGCGCGGCCAGGGACGTGGTGGCCGGGATGGAGTTGAGCGGCATGTCCACCACGGTGGTGATGCCGCCCGCCGCCGCCGCCGCCGTCGCCGTGGCGAAGCCCTCCCAGTCCGTGCGGCCGGGCTCGTTGATGTGCGCGTGGCTGTCCACGATGCCGGGCAACAGCGCGTCGCGGCCCAGGTCCACCACGTCCGCGCCCTTCGGCACGTCCACCGTCGCGTGGATGCCTTCGATGCGCCCGTCGCGCACCACCACCGCCGCGGCGCGCGTGCCCTCGGGCGTCACCACGCGCTCACTGCGAAACACGGTTACAGATGCACTCACGTCTCGAACTCCGTCGTCGCGTAGTCCGCGAGCGCGCGGAAGTGGCGCTCGCTGTCATCCAGGTAGAGCTGCTTGGTGATGCCGCCCACCAGCCGGGGCAGGCTGTACTTCATTCCGGAGATGCTGGCGCCGCCGAAGCCCAGCGAGAGCAGGCACCCGAAGGTGTAGTTGAACACGCCGCCAATCCACCGCGCGCTCCCGGGCTGCTTCTCCTGGAACTCGAAGGAGGGGCCCAGGTACGGGTGGCGCAGCAGGTCCGCGTGCCGCTCGTTCTCCGGCGGGGTGAAGCGGTCCTTCCACAGCGCGATGTGCGGGTGCAGCTCCGCCAGCTCCGGCCGCAGCGACAGGTCCGTGGTGAATCCGGACGCGATGATGAGGAAGTCGAACGTGTGCGTCGCGTGCGGCGTGCGCACCACGGCCTGGCCGTCCTGCTGCTTCACCTCCACCCAGGGGCTCTCCGCGTGCAGGTGGAAGTGCGGGTGGCGGCGCGCGCGCTCGAAGGTGTCGCGCGGCGGCAGCTGGCCCATCTCGATGATCTGCCGGATGAAGCGCCAGCGCTGCGCGTCCGGCAGGTCGCCGTGGTGGCGCAGGAAGCCCGCGAACTCCGCCCAGCGGTAGGGGTTCACGTTGGGCAGCTTCTTGCGGCGGTAGAACAGGTCCACCTGGCCCGCGCCCGCCTCCAGCGCCACGGAGGCGTTGTCGAACGCGGAGGCCCCCGCACCCAGCACGCCGATGCGCTTGCCCTTGAGCGCGTCGAAGTCGATGGGGTCGTGCGTGTGCGCCCACAGCGCGCGCGGCAGGGGCTGCACCTCCGGCGGCGCGTCCCAGCGGCCGGAGCCGTCGATGCCGGTGGCCAGCACCACCTTGCGCGCGAGCAGGAACTCCGCCTCGCGGTTGTGCGCGGCGGGGACCTCGAAGCAGTCCAGGTCCGCGCGCCAGCGCAGCGCGCCCGCCTTGGTGCCGCACTTCACGGGGATGCCCAGCACGCGCCGGTACCAGAGGAGGTAGTCCGCCCACAGCTCCTTCGGAATGAGGGCCACCTGCTGGAAGCCCTCCGCGCCGTGCTGCGCCTCGTACCAGGCGCGGAAGGAGAGGTTGGGGATGTTGTAGTCCGGGCCGGTGAGGTACTTGGGCGTGCGCAGGGTGATCATCCGCGCGAACGTCTTCCAGGGCCCGTGGAAGCCGTCCTTGCCATCGTCCAGCACGAGCAGGTTCGTCACCCGCTCGCGCATCAGCCCGAACGCGGCGCCCAGCCCGCTCTGGCCTCCTCCAATGACGAGCACGTCCAGGATGGAGCGGCCGTCCGGTGTCGAGCGCGGCGGCACCCAGCTCCGGGCCGGGTAGGACAGGATGTCCAGGTCGCGCCGGAGGGCGTCTTCCAGCGCCTCCAGGCCCTGCGGGGGACGGTACGGCGAGGCCAGCGGATCGCGGTCGGGCATCGGGCCCGAAGCAACCCACGCCCGGATTCCCCATGCAAGGGGGGCCCGGCGGCA
The genomic region above belongs to Corallococcus caeni and contains:
- a CDS encoding SCP2 sterol-binding domain-containing protein, whose amino-acid sequence is MPKFPSKEWLDEAVRLTNADPECAIAGKGWKGDFGAIIEAEKGKLDTSFVVHVEPGDCDIKRARVLSDPDDLEELEPVYLARAPYSVWKQLLLGTLDPVEAVLKRRISMRGDLQPLIERMRYKGIADRVFAALKTEFPDGP
- a CDS encoding carbohydrate-binding protein, whose amino-acid sequence is MRNRSVFTSSALLLALHALGCGASPEGEPTNPTGEVSTPAPSPAPGVPAPPATPAPEPEAPPEPVPSETEAPADPAAPAPTAPPETSPAPAPSGVDGFGVTMLYPSKAGGEAWALADDATADKRFDPQGTITRNADGSWKMKSTKVRMSAYPATGYDAKQIATYDRDVLAGRGYMQAPNDWKNIEMTGFVKVNAVNNTQDNFAWYARGGKHNDKSSGCEGSSYKGGLHYDGRVRWEKETWHVSYDQAPYKPATSALKGRWVGFKAVMRNVAGTKNPEAVKLELYLNDSADKVTWTKVYDMTDDGAWGGDAQHCGGSVGAMPITWGGPIATFRWDNASDVDFKWLSVREIQP
- a CDS encoding TerC family protein codes for the protein MESLHTIGSPVMWGGFIAFVIAMLALDLGVFHRKAHTVSFKEAGAWSAVWVSLSLAFNAFLWWRFGAGPGMEFLTGYLIEKSLSVDNIFVFVVIFSTMKVPALYQHRVLFWGILSALVLRAAMIFAGVAMLERFHWLIYVFGAFLILTGVKLFIQRNHEEHPEDGWLMRTARRVIPSTPHFHGQHFLTVENGRRLATPLLMALMLVEASDVLFALDSIPAIFAVTRDPFIVFTSNIFAILGLRSLFFLMAGAMEKFTYLKVGLSGVLVFVGAKMALVDVVHLSPAISLGVIALVLGASIVASLVKARNTPPHAPSGDASPEAPRSTPSPAES
- a CDS encoding Hsp70 family protein, with the translated sequence MADRPRIVGIDLGTTNTLVASVRNRIPKIVPTDRGNLILPSVVALSSKNDLLVGGVAKDQMVTNPKNTLWGTKRLIGRKYHSKAVEDLKGYFPYDIVEDPNGDAAVTMGGKLYTLPQISSFVLSQLKTIAEQFLGGPIDAAVISVPAYYNDNQRNAVKEAGRLAGFDVKRIVNEPTAAALAYGFNRGLDQKVLVYDLGGGTFDVSVLHLAGNVFEVLATGGDSFLGGADFDNRIMEYVLERFRDETKVDLTESPIALQRIKNAAEAAKIDLTLIPNVVIDLPYIEERKGKPLDLRIPLTRDYLNNLTGDLVDRTFDICDRVLAEKGISRSEIDEIILVGGQSRMPLVQQKIQAHFGKAPRKGVHPDECVALGAALLGDSLGSIDAVTLLDALSMPIGYAMPNGRVKRIIEKNSLIPMVKSFRLPPPQQPGSPFIELDIYQGDSDLMVDNEYLGTVRVPAAAAGRKIDFRLTEECLLQVQVEDASGMSRKVDLATRDTPEQLKKALQEVASRNAQAAPSSSSGASNDDRGLFSSIKSIFRRG
- the uraH gene encoding hydroxyisourate hydrolase, giving the protein MSTLSTHVLDTSTGRPAEGLSLTLEAREGAAFRELARGVTNADGRVKDLSGANTKLPPGVYRLTFDTGAWFQARGQRGFYPSVQVLFEVTATDEHYHVPLLLSPFGFSTYRGS
- the uraD gene encoding 2-oxo-4-hydroxy-4-carboxy-5-ureidoimidazoline decarboxylase, with protein sequence MTTPLERLNTATTEEATQAFIRCCGSTKWVQRMLAVRPFRDADHLYAEAVDAWARTGPEDWLEAFTHHPRIGDVSKLREKFASTAQWSSQEQKGVASADEGVLQALAQGNRDYESRYGFIFLVCATGKSAAQMLELLQDRMHNTPDAELRIAAGEQAKITRIRLEKLLAS
- the alc gene encoding allantoicase → MQAEAPGAMHVAFADLIDLAARKVGGKALLANDEFFAPKEAMLEPGRGVFIADKYTERGKWMDGWETRRKRVPGYDWCIVKLGLPGAIHGIDVDTNHFIGNFPEYASLEACEVDGDPTPESLAEDVSRWTELVPKQRLRGGSRNLFAVANERRFTHVRLNIYPDGGVARLRVHGQVLPDWHALKKAGLVDLAAAANGGSVVTCNDQFFGTKDNLIFPGRAANMGEGWETRRKRVPGFDWIVVKLATAGTLRRAEVDTHFFKGNFPDRCSLEGIHLEEPLLDFANATHLQWKELLPQSKLQADHCHVFEKELKDVGPITHVRLNIFPDGGVSRLRLFGEPA
- a CDS encoding Rieske 2Fe-2S domain-containing protein, which gives rise to MRITFLGHAGFAVETAGALVVMDPWLTPQGAFDSAWMQLPRNHHLAPRVKELLETPGKERFLYISHEHKDHFDPEFLATIAKRDFTVLVPKFRRSELRDIFEKYGCKRVIACEDSREIPIKGGYIKLFVSEQGTNRDSSVMVRGDGQCFLNINDCKMHDRLVRVIAEEGPIDVFSAQFSGAIWHPTCYEYPEETYSAISLKKRDSKFEAVARALDVVQPRAYIAAAGPAAFLDPALFSLNFQDVSIFPRAPALFSYLEKRLPTLPTRYLEPMPGDVLDAGTLEFVSQVPERVTTENFKEYLQTYANDMAYVFRERRRNLMREEVDEILGRLRVELQRKLDLLDLHDRVGMPLYVELTEAPTRLLRVDFKGRRVDEVPEMRDKSRYAMKVSASDIVRVLDRKLNWEDFLLSFRLRLSRNPDVYEPVLHGFLGVEVEDIREFCDGIRATESQKERTTVDAGGKRFTIQRFCPHQGADLSEGWVEEGRYVVCPRHRWQFDLQNGGACKTNNSTLCAEPVADKPEGGKVERGGDKAPVEPPRV